A genome region from Sphingobacteriaceae bacterium GW460-11-11-14-LB5 includes the following:
- a CDS encoding TonB-dependent receptor, whose product MKRLFLSLCLFVFITTYAKAQNLHTIKGRTIDTASTTLLSGTSVAVLNAKDSTLVKFTRAAENGSFELSGIKNGKFILLVSYPKYADFVDHFTLDSTTQVKDYGKINLTGMAKILADVIIKGNRTAIKIKGDTTEFDPKAFNIEPNSKVEDLLKQFPGFQIDKDGKITAQGKTVPKVLVDGEEFFGDDPTLVTKNLRADMVESVQLYDKASDQASFTGIDDGEKTKTLNIKLKEDKKNGYFGKLQGSYGTKDFYQGQAMFNKFWGKKKFSAYGILGNNGTVGLGWDDRDKYGASGGMTMTDDGGMYFSSGGDDFDSYDGQYNGQGLPVARTGGLHFDNKWNKDKESLNTNYKIGSIRVQGDRNSISQNNLASGVQNNTSDEVFDNDMFRQKLDAMYELKIDTTLTMKVNVDGALKKSNTSNIFKTLTTGENDKFLNSSNRTLTNEVDDQSFNMNVLFTKKLKKKGRTLSLNLNQSINKSNSEGYLNSLNTRATQTGNIDSLTNQLKTNDITNSAFKLNAVYTEPLSKTLTVIINYGLTLMNGKSDRLSFNQSGSGRYDILDTLYSNNFELNQTINQAGAIFNYKKGKTVINFGSKFSGVNFKQDDIYHNKSYVRNFINYMPQATYQYRFSQQKSLRISYNGNTNQPTLDQLQPVRVNNDPFNVVEGNQDLRPSFRSNVNASYNSYKVLTNQSIWLNGSYSFTTNPIISDVTTDGVGKSTYRYINYNDKMQTNFYLYAQISRKINALGEINVGLNVNANGNSSYNFITTDLGRTLNNTKNYSYGGGVNISKYKDKSYSFYTNFGPSYNMARASIGKNSDGWGWRGYASGNVQLPGKFEISTDAEYQYNGKTQVLTESFERLIWNASVSKKFFKSENLRFSATVNDILNQNIGFNRYASNTSISQSSYTTIRRYLMFSVSWDFNKMGGGLKTQK is encoded by the coding sequence ATGAAACGTTTATTCCTCTCGTTGTGCCTTTTCGTTTTTATCACGACTTATGCAAAAGCACAGAACCTTCATACTATTAAAGGCCGAACGATTGATACTGCATCCACAACGCTTTTGTCAGGAACATCTGTTGCCGTTTTAAATGCAAAAGATTCTACGCTGGTAAAATTTACGCGGGCAGCAGAAAATGGCTCATTCGAACTTAGCGGCATTAAAAACGGGAAGTTTATTTTACTGGTTTCTTATCCGAAATATGCAGATTTTGTAGATCATTTTACGCTCGATTCTACCACCCAGGTTAAAGATTATGGAAAGATTAATCTTACCGGGATGGCTAAAATTCTTGCCGATGTAATTATTAAAGGGAACAGAACCGCTATTAAAATTAAGGGCGATACCACCGAGTTTGACCCCAAGGCCTTTAATATCGAACCCAACTCTAAAGTTGAAGATCTACTTAAACAGTTCCCGGGCTTTCAGATAGATAAGGACGGGAAAATTACGGCTCAAGGTAAAACTGTTCCGAAGGTATTGGTAGATGGGGAAGAGTTTTTTGGCGACGATCCAACACTGGTAACTAAAAATCTTCGGGCAGATATGGTAGAATCTGTTCAGCTTTACGATAAAGCCAGTGATCAGGCCAGTTTTACAGGCATTGATGATGGCGAGAAAACCAAAACACTTAACATCAAACTTAAAGAAGATAAAAAGAATGGTTATTTCGGTAAACTACAAGGCAGTTATGGTACCAAAGATTTTTATCAGGGACAGGCCATGTTTAATAAATTTTGGGGCAAAAAGAAATTTTCGGCCTATGGCATTTTAGGCAATAATGGTACGGTAGGTTTAGGCTGGGACGACCGGGATAAATATGGAGCCTCTGGCGGGATGACCATGACTGATGATGGTGGAATGTACTTTAGCAGCGGAGGTGATGATTTTGATAGTTATGACGGACAGTATAATGGCCAGGGTTTACCGGTAGCCCGAACGGGAGGCTTGCATTTCGACAACAAATGGAATAAGGATAAAGAATCGTTAAATACGAATTATAAGATTGGGTCAATCAGGGTTCAGGGTGATCGAAACTCAATCAGTCAGAATAATTTAGCATCTGGTGTGCAAAACAATACCTCAGATGAAGTTTTCGATAATGACATGTTCAGACAAAAGCTGGACGCCATGTATGAGCTAAAAATCGATACGACTTTAACCATGAAAGTTAATGTTGACGGGGCATTGAAAAAAAGCAATACCTCAAACATTTTTAAAACTTTAACTACTGGTGAAAATGACAAATTTCTAAATTCATCAAACAGGACACTAACCAATGAGGTAGACGATCAGAGCTTTAACATGAACGTTTTGTTCACCAAAAAATTAAAGAAAAAAGGACGTACCTTATCATTAAATTTAAATCAATCGATCAACAAAAGTAATAGTGAAGGTTATTTAAATTCCCTAAACACACGGGCAACCCAAACAGGAAATATAGACAGTCTTACCAATCAGTTAAAAACCAACGATATTACCAATAGTGCCTTTAAGTTAAATGCAGTATATACTGAACCACTTTCAAAAACTTTAACCGTAATTATCAACTATGGCCTGACTTTAATGAATGGAAAATCGGATCGGCTATCCTTTAATCAATCTGGCAGTGGCCGGTATGATATTTTAGATACCCTTTACAGTAACAACTTTGAACTGAACCAGACTATTAATCAGGCTGGTGCCATCTTCAACTATAAAAAAGGCAAAACCGTTATCAATTTTGGGTCGAAGTTTAGTGGTGTAAATTTTAAGCAGGATGATATTTACCACAATAAATCCTATGTAAGAAACTTTATTAATTATATGCCGCAGGCAACTTATCAATATCGTTTTTCACAGCAAAAATCACTACGGATTAGTTATAACGGGAATACCAACCAGCCTACACTTGATCAACTTCAGCCAGTTAGGGTAAATAATGACCCTTTTAATGTTGTGGAAGGAAATCAAGACTTAAGGCCGTCATTCAGAAGCAATGTTAATGCGAGTTATAACTCTTACAAAGTTTTAACCAACCAATCGATTTGGTTAAATGGTTCTTATAGCTTTACAACCAATCCCATTATCAGCGATGTAACCACTGATGGTGTTGGTAAAAGTACCTACCGTTACATTAACTACAATGATAAAATGCAGACAAACTTTTATTTGTATGCACAGATAAGCCGGAAAATAAACGCGCTTGGCGAAATAAACGTCGGTTTAAATGTTAACGCAAATGGAAATTCCTCTTATAACTTTATTACCACTGATTTAGGAAGAACCTTAAATAACACTAAAAACTACAGCTACGGCGGGGGTGTCAACATCTCAAAATACAAAGATAAAAGTTATAGTTTTTACACCAATTTTGGCCCCTCGTATAATATGGCAAGAGCAAGTATTGGCAAGAATAGTGATGGTTGGGGTTGGCGGGGCTACGCTTCGGGCAATGTGCAATTACCAGGAAAGTTTGAAATATCAACAGATGCGGAATACCAGTACAATGGAAAAACACAAGTGTTAACCGAAAGCTTTGAGCGTCTTATCTGGAATGCATCAGTAAGCAAAAAATTCTTCAAATCAGAAAACTTGAGATTCTCGGCAACTGTAAATGATATTCTTAACCAGAATATAGGTTTTAATCGTTATGCATCTAATACCTCGATTAGCCAAAGCAGTTATACGACCATCAGGAGATATTTAATGTTCTCTGTATCGTGGGATTTTAACAAAATGGGTGGCGGTCTTAAAACACAAAAATAA